The following coding sequences lie in one Apium graveolens cultivar Ventura chromosome 1, ASM990537v1, whole genome shotgun sequence genomic window:
- the LOC141662583 gene encoding uncharacterized protein LOC141662583 has translation MTPYEVVYGQPPPLHLPYLPGEVLNDEVYRSLQRREQVLVDLKGHLIKAQQMMKSQADKHRSNMNFSVHDWVWLKLQLYKQQSVQYRANHKLFAKFYGPFQIIAKIGKVAYKLKFPSSVGIHDVFHVSQLKAFHGDLPLTITLPTFRESADKLRVPQAILERRIQKIHNAVEVQFLVQWEGLPVTEATWEKAATFVDQFPDFPYY, from the coding sequence ATGACACCTTATGAGGTAGTCTATGGCCAACCCCCTCCATTGCATTTGCCTTATCTACctggggaagttttgaatgatgAGGTTTATAGAAGTTTGCAAAGGAGAGAACAGGTTTTGGTTGATCTTAAGGGTCACTTGATTAAGGCTCAACAAATGATGAAAAGTCAAGCGGATAAGCATAGATCAAACATGAATTTTTCTGTACATGATTGGGTTTGGTTGAAGCTTCAGCTTTATAAACAACAGTCTGTGCAATATAGAGCCAATCATAAGCTTTTTGCAAAGTTTTATGGTCCATTTCAGATCATTGCTAAaattggcaaagtagcttacaaATTAAAATTTCCTTCTTCTGTTGGTATACATGATGTCTTTCATGTTTCACAACTCAAAGCTTTTCATGGTGACCTTCCTTTAACTATTACATTACCTACATTCAGAGAATCTGCAGATAAACTTAGAGTACCTCAAGCTATTTTGGAGAGGAGGATTCAGAAGATTCATAATGCTGTTGAAGTACAGTTCTTGGTTCAATGGGAAGGCTTGCCAGTGACTGAAGCTACTTGGGAAAAGGCTGCTACTTTTGTTGATCAATTTCCAGATTTTCCTTATTACTGA